From one Mytilus edulis chromosome 1, xbMytEdul2.2, whole genome shotgun sequence genomic stretch:
- the LOC139524144 gene encoding ficolin-1-like isoform X2 — MFFFRLTVFATVFGIFANAELPRECAELAITSCGVYKIYPFANLQPGVSVYCKIDTSGHIWTVIQQRFDGSVNFFRKWQNYKTGFGQPFGEYWLGNDVIHELTTGANHALRIEIEDFNGTSKYAEYENFSVSSEPNKYRLLVNGYSGNAGDAFSGLNGQSFSTYDQDNDIWPSNCAETFKGAWWYSKCHSSNLNGLYWGGAHTEYASGINWGSYGYHYSLQATTIMIRAT; from the exons AGCTTCCTAGAGAATGTGCAGAGCTAGCAATAACAAGCTGTGGGGTGTATAAAATCTATCCATTTGCAAACTTACAACCTGGAGTTTCAGTCTACTGTAAAATAGATACCAGTGGTCATATTTGGACG GTGATACAGCAACGATTTGATGGTTCTGTGAATTTCTTCAGAAAATGGCAGAACTACAAAACTGGATTTGGACAACCATTCGGAGAATATTGGCTAG GCAATGACGTAATACACGAACTAACAACTGGTGCCAATCATGCCCTACGGATAGAAATAGAAGATTTTAATGGTACGTCAAAATATGCTGAATATGAGAACTTCAGTGTGTCCAGTGAACCAAACAAGTATCGTCTTCTTGTCAACGGATATTCCGGAAATGCAg GTGATGCATTCAGCGGACTAAATGGACAAAGTTTCTCAACTTATGACCAGGACAATGATATCTGGCCCAGCAATTGTGCTGAGACATTTAAAGGTGCTTGGTGGTACAGTAAATGTCATTCTTCTAACTTGAATGGACTATACTGGGGAGGAGCTCATACAGAGTATGCATCTGGTATCAATTGGGGATCCTATGGCTACCATTATTCGCTTCAAGCTACAACGATAATGATTCGTGCGACATGA
- the LOC139524118 gene encoding uncharacterized protein — MKTFVVFLFSILIVVESVWHNPGFCGTYDCPEYTLDEQGKGYEKRFYATATWVSTSAAGSYKNATTTTFSKLQSYLKQLNAEAMAVPYVTMMFPTVGLNVVQNFTQFFFIKPSLRPAPEPIDTSIQLKVVPPKHLYIRTVPGQVTSTADWVKQANLLASAINDTSKYYGTFFFTAEYNLPSESGKRYSEVWFYAMN; from the exons ATGAAGACTTTTGTAGTTTTTCTGTTTTCGATACTGATTGTTGTGGAGTCTGTGTGGCACAATCCTGGATTCTGTGGAACATATGACTGCCCTGAGTATACTCTAGACGAACAAGGAAAG GGATACGAGAAACGGTTTTATGCCACTGCAACATGGGTTTCAACGTCTGCGGCTGGGAGTTACAAAAATGCCACCACGACGACATTTTCTAAACTGCAAAGTTATTTAAAACAGTTAAATGCAGAAg CGATGGCAGTACCATACGTGACAATGATGTTCCCAACAGTTGGACTGAATGTAGTACAGAATTTCACTcagtttttctttataaaacCATCTCTAAGACCAGCTCCAGAACCAATCGACACCAGTATACAGTTAAAAGTAGTTCCACCGAAGCATTTATACATTCG GACTGTTCCGGGACAGGTAACTTCAACCGCAGATTGGGTCAAACAGGCGAACCTATTGGCAAGTGCAATTAACGACACTTCCAAATACTACGGTACATTTTTCTTTACCGCAGAATACAATCTTCCTTCAGAAAGTGGCAAGCGGTACAGTGAAGTGTGGTTCTATGCAATGAATTAA
- the LOC139524144 gene encoding ficolin-1-like isoform X3, translating into MFFFRFTVFVIVYFIFANAELPRECAELAITSCGVYKIYPFANLQPGVSVYCKIDTSGHIWTVIQQRFDGSVNFFRKWQNYKTGFGQPFGEYWLGNDVIHELTTGANHALRIEIEDFNGTSKYAEYENFSVSSEPNKYRLLVNGYSGNAGDAFSGLNGQSFSTYDQDNDIWPSNCAETFKGAWWYSKCHSSNLNGLYWGGAHTEYASGINWGSYGYHYSLQATTIMIRAT; encoded by the exons ATGTTCTTTTTCAGGTTTACAGTTTttgtcattgtttatttcatttttgcgAATGCAG AGCTTCCTAGAGAATGTGCAGAGCTAGCAATAACAAGCTGTGGGGTGTATAAAATCTATCCATTTGCAAACTTACAACCTGGAGTTTCAGTCTACTGTAAAATAGATACCAGTGGTCATATTTGGACG GTGATACAGCAACGATTTGATGGTTCTGTGAATTTCTTCAGAAAATGGCAGAACTACAAAACTGGATTTGGACAACCATTCGGAGAATATTGGCTAG GCAATGACGTAATACACGAACTAACAACTGGTGCCAATCATGCCCTACGGATAGAAATAGAAGATTTTAATGGTACGTCAAAATATGCTGAATATGAGAACTTCAGTGTGTCCAGTGAACCAAACAAGTATCGTCTTCTTGTCAACGGATATTCCGGAAATGCAg GTGATGCATTCAGCGGACTAAATGGACAAAGTTTCTCAACTTATGACCAGGACAATGATATCTGGCCCAGCAATTGTGCTGAGACATTTAAAGGTGCTTGGTGGTACAGTAAATGTCATTCTTCTAACTTGAATGGACTATACTGGGGAGGAGCTCATACAGAGTATGCATCTGGTATCAATTGGGGATCCTATGGCTACCATTATTCGCTTCAAGCTACAACGATAATGATTCGTGCGACATGA